The following proteins are co-located in the Blattabacterium sp. (Blatta orientalis) str. Tarazona genome:
- a CDS encoding mechanosensitive ion channel family protein, with translation MFCKIIMEILGKFNIQYYEWLYEFLHYLDLKKWGSITIIIISKMFLFSVLLIILEWIFNRGVRFIGRRIVNSTHFIWDNILYENKVFDSLAHFFPLSIGYLLINPFFKNYQTIIIYLEKIFDILFVLIILQFLIRVVNSIMRIATSENNHQTIAVRSFSQLLKIVSVIFCVLVIIAILTKNDLITVLTSLGAITAIVILVFRDTILGFVSGVQMASTKMIKVGDWVGIHKYSIEGTVREINLTSAKIENFDKTITSVPTYDLISTAVTNFEVMRQKNIRRIKRSILFNIQSFHFCNSAKLEKFKHFYLIKNYIHRKQKEIESFNKENNIDVSMDINGRRLTNIGLFRQYALEYLHQHPRISQSETLMVRHLEPTPYGLPIELYCFTNTSESIKYEQIQASVFDHLLTAAKEFNLKVTQVTTNVPY, from the coding sequence ATGTTTTGTAAAATTATTATGGAAATATTAGGAAAATTCAATATTCAATATTATGAATGGCTTTATGAATTTCTCCATTATTTAGATCTCAAAAAATGGGGAAGTATAACTATTATTATAATTAGTAAAATGTTTTTATTCAGTGTTTTATTAATTATCTTAGAATGGATATTCAATAGAGGAGTTCGTTTTATTGGAAGGAGAATAGTGAATTCTACTCATTTTATTTGGGATAATATTTTATATGAGAATAAAGTTTTTGACAGTTTAGCTCATTTTTTTCCATTATCAATTGGATATCTTTTAATCAACCCATTTTTTAAAAATTACCAGACGATCATCATCTATCTAGAAAAAATATTCGACATTTTGTTTGTTCTGATTATTTTACAATTTTTAATTCGAGTGGTTAATTCAATTATGAGAATTGCTACTAGTGAAAATAATCATCAAACAATAGCTGTACGTTCTTTTTCACAATTATTAAAAATTGTATCTGTTATATTTTGCGTTTTAGTCATTATTGCTATTTTAACAAAAAATGATCTTATTACAGTACTTACTAGTTTAGGGGCTATAACAGCTATTGTAATCTTAGTTTTTAGAGATACGATCCTGGGATTTGTATCCGGAGTGCAAATGGCTTCCACAAAAATGATTAAAGTAGGAGATTGGGTAGGAATACATAAATATAGTATAGAAGGAACAGTAAGAGAAATTAACTTAACTTCTGCAAAAATAGAAAATTTTGATAAAACGATTACAAGCGTCCCCACTTATGATTTGATATCTACTGCTGTAACAAATTTTGAAGTAATGCGTCAAAAAAACATACGCAGAATTAAAAGATCTATTTTATTTAACATCCAATCATTTCATTTCTGTAATTCGGCTAAATTAGAAAAGTTTAAACATTTTTATCTAATTAAGAATTATATCCATAGGAAACAAAAAGAAATAGAAAGTTTTAATAAAGAAAACAATATTGATGTTAGTATGGATATTAATGGAAGAAGATTAACTAATATCGGTCTTTTCCGTCAGTATGCCTTAGAGTATTTACATCAACATCCCCGAATATCACAGTCGGAAACGTTAATGGTTAGACATTTAGAACCTACTCCTTATGGCCTCCCTATAGAGTTATATTGTTTTACAAATACTTCTGAATCCATCAAATATGAACAAATACAAGCTAGTGTTTTTGATCATTTATTAACAGCTGCTAAAGAATTTAACTTAAAAGTCACACAAGTCACTACAAACGTCCCTTATTAA
- the aspS gene encoding aspartate--tRNA ligase, producing MHYYRTHNCGELCKNDIGKKVILSGWIQKIRNLGSLIFIDLRDFFGIIQLIFSKKLINKIELRKEFVIKISGEVIKRKSINQKIPTGEIEVLVSRLEILNPSIPIPFLIEDQTDGDEECRMKYRYLDIRRNPIKNNLILRHDISLEIRNFLSKNGFLEIETPVLINQTPEGARSFVVPSRIHSGMFYALPQSPQLFKQLLMIGGIDKYFQIAKCFRDEDARSDRQIEFTQIDCEMAFVDVHDILIFFENFIKHLFKKMKNIELESFTCISYSESMDLYGTDSPDLRFGMKFVKLNEWVQKKGIEFFKKNELTIGINVPKCSHYTCNQIYSIIEGIREPKINPEEIFWIKFFTDKTILSSKKLLSHENLMKLIKCFKAKPGDLLFIIFRKKKQTRAKLSKLRIEMAHHLNLKNPQVFKPLWIIDLPLFEWDEESKRYKSFHHPFTSPIKEDIHLLDKKNSGYIRSKSYELIINGMEIGGGSIRVHDKNIQDSIFKHLGFSIKDIESEFGFLTKAFEYGAPPHGGIAFGLDRLITILEGKENIKDFIAFPKNNSGRDTMVNTPYFLKKEKLKELRL from the coding sequence ATGCACTATTACAGAACACATAATTGCGGAGAATTGTGTAAAAATGATATTGGAAAAAAAGTAATTTTATCTGGATGGATTCAAAAAATAAGAAATTTAGGTTCCTTAATTTTTATAGATCTTAGAGATTTTTTTGGAATTATACAACTTATTTTTTCAAAAAAGTTAATCAATAAGATAGAATTAAGAAAAGAATTCGTCATTAAAATCAGTGGAGAAGTAATAAAAAGAAAATCTATAAATCAAAAGATCCCTACAGGGGAAATAGAAGTTTTAGTTTCTAGACTAGAAATATTAAATCCTTCTATTCCTATTCCTTTTCTTATAGAAGATCAAACAGATGGAGATGAAGAATGTCGGATGAAATATAGATATCTTGATATTCGAAGAAATCCTATAAAAAATAATTTAATCCTTCGTCATGATATTTCTCTAGAAATAAGAAATTTCCTTTCTAAAAACGGATTTTTAGAAATAGAAACTCCTGTATTGATAAACCAAACTCCGGAAGGAGCTAGAAGTTTTGTGGTCCCGTCTAGGATACATTCTGGAATGTTTTATGCCTTACCTCAATCTCCTCAATTATTCAAACAATTATTGATGATAGGAGGCATAGATAAATATTTTCAAATAGCAAAATGTTTTCGAGATGAAGATGCTCGTTCAGATCGTCAAATAGAATTTACACAAATAGATTGTGAGATGGCTTTTGTAGATGTTCATGACATTTTGATTTTTTTTGAAAATTTTATTAAACATCTATTTAAAAAAATGAAAAATATTGAATTAGAATCTTTTACATGCATTTCTTATTCTGAGTCCATGGATCTGTACGGAACAGATTCTCCTGATTTACGTTTTGGAATGAAATTTGTGAAACTCAATGAGTGGGTACAAAAAAAAGGAATTGAATTTTTCAAAAAAAATGAATTAACAATAGGAATAAATGTTCCAAAATGTAGTCATTATACATGTAATCAAATTTATTCAATTATAGAAGGTATAAGAGAACCAAAAATAAACCCTGAAGAAATATTTTGGATAAAATTCTTTACGGATAAGACAATACTTTCTTCAAAAAAATTATTAAGTCATGAAAATTTAATGAAACTCATAAAATGTTTTAAAGCAAAACCTGGTGATTTACTGTTCATAATTTTTAGGAAAAAAAAACAAACAAGAGCGAAACTAAGTAAATTACGTATAGAAATGGCTCATCATTTAAATTTAAAAAATCCTCAAGTATTTAAACCTTTATGGATTATAGATTTACCGCTTTTTGAATGGGATGAAGAATCCAAACGATATAAATCTTTCCATCATCCTTTTACTAGTCCAATAAAAGAGGATATTCATTTATTGGATAAGAAAAATTCAGGATATATTCGTTCCAAATCCTACGAATTGATTATTAATGGAATGGAGATTGGAGGAGGCTCTATACGTGTTCATGATAAAAATATACAAGATTCAATATTTAAACATTTGGGGTTTTCAATAAAAGACATAGAATCAGAATTTGGTTTTTTAACAAAAGCTTTTGAATATGGGGCCCCACCTCATGGGGGAATTGCTTTTGGATTAGATAGATTAATAACTATTTTAGAAGGAAAAGAAAATATAAAAGATTTTATTGCCTTTCCAAAAAATAATTCTGGAAGAGATACGATGGTAAACACTCCTTATTTTTTAAAAAAGGAAAAATTAAAAGAATTGCGTTTATAA
- the nusA gene encoding transcription termination factor NusA: MDNEALIDSFSVFKDEKNIDRASLMAILEESIRCVLRKKYDSSKNYDIIVNPDQGDLEIWRNRIVVQDGTVKDVNKEIELSTARRIEIDFEIGEEVTEKVELKSLGRRAILSLRQNLLSKINEYDNTNIYKKFKNKIGEIVNVEVYHILPKQIIMRDEEQNEMVLPKQEQIPNDFFRKGDPVRALVKRVDWKDNKPLAILTRKDDSFLEELFKLEIPEVSEGLITVKKVARIPGEKAKVSVDSYDDRIDPVGACVGMKGSRIHPIVRELKNENIDVINYTTNIQLYITRALSPAKVSMMEVNEEHKYVNVYVKLEEISKAIGRGGENIRLASQLTGYKIHIFRDFPYEDDVELTEFSDEIEPEVLERFHKVGLTTAKSVLNYRNNDLSKRTNLEEKIINKVVSILKKEFEEEIYNN; encoded by the coding sequence ATGGATAATGAAGCTTTAATAGATTCTTTTTCAGTTTTTAAAGATGAAAAAAACATAGATAGAGCAAGTCTAATGGCTATTTTAGAAGAATCCATACGATGTGTATTAAGAAAGAAATACGATTCTTCTAAAAATTATGATATTATTGTAAATCCAGATCAAGGAGATTTAGAAATATGGAGAAATCGCATAGTTGTTCAAGATGGAACGGTGAAAGATGTTAATAAGGAGATAGAATTATCTACAGCACGTAGAATAGAAATAGATTTTGAGATAGGAGAAGAAGTCACGGAAAAAGTGGAACTTAAATCCCTTGGAAGAAGAGCTATTTTATCTTTGAGACAAAACTTGCTTTCCAAAATAAATGAATACGATAATACCAATATCTATAAAAAATTCAAGAATAAAATTGGGGAAATTGTTAATGTCGAAGTATATCACATTTTACCTAAGCAAATTATTATGAGAGATGAAGAACAAAATGAAATGGTTTTGCCTAAACAAGAACAAATTCCAAACGATTTTTTTCGCAAAGGAGATCCTGTTAGAGCATTAGTAAAAAGAGTGGATTGGAAAGACAATAAACCTTTAGCAATTCTTACCAGAAAAGATGATTCTTTTCTAGAAGAACTTTTTAAATTAGAGATTCCAGAAGTATCTGAAGGTTTAATTACAGTAAAAAAAGTAGCACGTATTCCGGGAGAAAAAGCTAAAGTGTCCGTAGATTCCTATGATGATCGTATAGATCCAGTTGGTGCTTGCGTAGGGATGAAAGGGTCTAGGATTCATCCTATTGTGAGAGAATTAAAAAACGAAAATATAGATGTTATTAATTACACTACTAATATCCAATTATATATAACAAGGGCACTAAGTCCTGCTAAAGTTTCTATGATGGAAGTGAATGAAGAACACAAATATGTAAATGTATATGTAAAATTGGAAGAAATATCTAAAGCAATTGGAAGGGGGGGCGAAAACATTCGATTAGCTAGTCAATTAACTGGATATAAAATACACATATTTAGAGATTTTCCTTATGAAGATGACGTAGAATTAACAGAGTTTTCTGATGAAATAGAACCGGAAGTTCTTGAAAGATTTCACAAAGTTGGTTTAACTACTGCAAAATCTGTTTTAAATTACAGAAATAACGATCTAAGTAAACGTACGAATCTTGAAGAAAAAATTATAAATAAAGTGGTTTCAATTTTAAAAAAAGAGTTTGAGGAGGAAATATATAATAATTAA
- a CDS encoding dihydrolipoamide acetyltransferase family protein gives MAEYNLTLPAMGESIAEATIIRWLKNEGDSIKKEDILVEIATDKVDSEIYSPVNGILKKKLFSANEVAKIGSSIAILETEETFKIFPEEDVYAAESPCKRFYSPLVRAIAHKEGISSSELDTIEGTGYKNRVTKKDILKYLLHLKKKTRIISPNYALFSSYNSQNHEEIVEMDRMRKITATHMIESKNISAHVTSFVEADVTNIVKWRDKIKESFQKKTGEKLTLMSVFVECVVKAIKDLPMINISVNGTNIIKKRNIHIGLATALPNGNLIVPVIKHADSYSLGGLIKIINDLIKRARSNQLKPEETQGGTYTISNIGSFGNLFGTPIIHQPQVAIMAIGLIQKKLSIIETSEGDFIGIRHKIYLSHSYDHRVIDGVLGGGFVKKVALYLEKFNCYTKII, from the coding sequence ATGGCCGAGTATAATTTGACCCTTCCAGCCATGGGGGAAAGTATAGCTGAGGCTACTATCATTCGTTGGTTAAAAAACGAAGGAGATTCTATAAAAAAAGAAGATATTTTAGTGGAAATTGCTACGGATAAGGTAGATTCTGAAATTTATTCTCCTGTAAATGGAATATTGAAAAAAAAATTGTTTTCTGCAAATGAAGTGGCTAAGATAGGAAGTTCTATAGCTATTTTAGAAACAGAAGAAACATTCAAAATATTTCCTGAAGAGGATGTTTATGCAGCAGAATCTCCATGTAAACGTTTCTATTCTCCTCTTGTACGTGCTATTGCTCATAAGGAAGGAATCAGTTCATCTGAATTAGATACTATAGAAGGGACCGGATATAAAAATCGTGTAACTAAAAAGGACATTCTGAAATATCTTCTTCATTTAAAGAAAAAAACTAGAATCATATCTCCTAATTATGCATTGTTCTCCTCCTATAACAGTCAGAATCATGAGGAAATCGTAGAGATGGATAGAATGCGTAAGATTACGGCTACTCATATGATTGAAAGTAAAAACATATCTGCACATGTGACTTCATTTGTGGAAGCAGATGTGACAAATATTGTCAAATGGAGAGATAAAATAAAGGAGTCTTTCCAGAAAAAGACAGGAGAAAAATTAACCTTAATGTCCGTTTTTGTAGAATGTGTAGTTAAAGCTATAAAAGATCTTCCAATGATCAATATTTCTGTTAATGGAACTAATATTATAAAAAAGAGAAATATTCATATAGGATTAGCTACCGCATTACCTAATGGTAATTTGATTGTTCCTGTGATTAAACATGCAGATTCCTATAGTTTAGGAGGATTAATAAAAATTATTAATGATTTAATCAAAAGAGCTAGATCTAATCAATTAAAACCTGAAGAAACTCAAGGAGGAACTTATACAATCAGTAATATTGGAAGCTTTGGAAATCTATTTGGAACTCCTATTATACATCAACCACAAGTGGCTATTATGGCAATAGGTTTAATCCAAAAAAAATTATCTATAATAGAAACTTCAGAGGGAGATTTTATTGGGATAAGACATAAAATTTATTTATCTCATTCTTATGATCATAGAGTAATCGATGGAGTTTTGGGAGGAGGGTTTGTTAAAAAAGTAGCCTTATATTTAGAAAAATTTAATTGTTATACAAAAATAATATGA
- a CDS encoding alpha/beta fold hydrolase codes for MILHSRIFGKGKPILVFHGLFGSGENWISFAEKFSQTYQVHLLDIRNHGKSFFSEKMNYDLISEDLLEYINYYNLIHPILIGHSMGGRAVMKFSINYPSIPKKIIIVDIGPRSYSSTYHKKIIQVLKNVDFDIIKTRKDLDLFLKSFISSVEIRSFFSKCTYRKKDGKLAFRFYLLGIENNYSYLIQEEIQGGIFDNPALFYAENIRIILSIKIFFAYKNFFQKQNCSCKKANHWIHVDNPIDFYREVSDFLSGTNIG; via the coding sequence ATGATATTACATTCTAGAATTTTTGGAAAAGGAAAGCCTATTTTAGTTTTTCATGGTTTATTTGGAAGTGGAGAAAATTGGATTTCTTTTGCAGAAAAATTTTCTCAAACATATCAAGTACATTTGTTAGATATTAGAAATCACGGAAAAAGCTTTTTTTCAGAAAAAATGAATTATGATCTTATCTCAGAAGATCTATTAGAATATATTAATTATTATAATTTAATTCATCCTATATTGATAGGTCATTCCATGGGAGGAAGAGCTGTTATGAAATTTTCTATAAATTATCCGTCAATTCCTAAAAAAATCATCATTGTAGATATAGGTCCTAGGTCATATTCTTCCACTTATCATAAAAAAATTATTCAAGTCTTGAAGAATGTAGACTTTGATATTATTAAAACTAGAAAAGATCTTGATCTTTTTTTAAAATCTTTTATTTCTTCTGTAGAGATTCGGTCCTTTTTTTCTAAATGTACTTATAGAAAAAAAGATGGAAAATTAGCGTTTCGTTTTTACTTGCTAGGAATTGAAAATAATTATTCCTATTTGATTCAAGAGGAGATCCAAGGGGGAATTTTTGATAATCCTGCTCTTTTTTACGCGGAGAATATTCGGATTATCTTATCCATCAAGATTTTTTTCGCATACAAAAACTTTTTCCAAAAGCAAAATTGTTCTTGTAAAAAAGCAAATCATTGGATTCATGTAGATAATCCTATAGATTTTTACAGAGAAGTATCTGATTTTCTATCCGGAACGAACATAGGATGA
- the yidD gene encoding membrane protein insertion efficiency factor YidD codes for MKVFKIFLLKIVQFYQIGISPWIGKHCRYIPSCSDYMIQSLTTYNLYRAILIIFKRIIRCHPWGSSGYDPIK; via the coding sequence ATGAAAGTATTCAAGATTTTCCTATTAAAAATTGTTCAATTTTATCAAATTGGAATATCCCCATGGATAGGAAAACATTGTAGATACATCCCTAGCTGTTCAGATTATATGATTCAATCTTTAACTACATATAATCTCTATAGAGCTATTTTAATAATTTTTAAAAGAATTATTCGGTGTCATCCATGGGGAAGTTCAGGATATGATCCTATCAAATAA
- a CDS encoding inorganic diphosphatase — MKISFDVLIEIPKGSRNKYEFDKKNNLIRLDRVLYSPMSYPTDYGFIPKTLSKDGDPLDVLVFLTEPTIPGCLITVKPIGIFFMTDEKGEDEKIICVPISDPNYNTINNVDEISFHVKKEIEHFFLVYKDLENKKVKIGDWKNQKVAISVYKESYLRYKNFYPNG; from the coding sequence ATGAAAATAAGTTTTGATGTATTAATAGAAATTCCTAAAGGAAGTAGAAATAAATATGAATTTGATAAAAAAAATAATCTAATTCGTTTAGATAGAGTCTTATATTCTCCTATGAGCTATCCAACAGACTATGGTTTTATTCCAAAAACTCTTTCAAAAGATGGAGATCCATTAGATGTCTTAGTTTTCTTAACAGAACCTACAATACCAGGTTGTTTAATTACAGTAAAACCCATTGGAATTTTTTTTATGACTGATGAAAAAGGCGAAGATGAAAAAATTATCTGTGTTCCTATCTCTGATCCAAATTATAATACAATTAACAATGTTGATGAAATATCATTTCATGTTAAAAAAGAAATTGAACATTTTTTTCTCGTGTATAAAGATCTAGAAAATAAGAAAGTAAAAATTGGAGATTGGAAGAATCAAAAGGTAGCTATTTCTGTTTATAAAGAATCTTATTTGAGGTATAAAAATTTTTATCCGAATGGATAA
- the infB gene encoding translation initiation factor IF-2: MTDKIRLKTVLTKFNISLQRVVNFLQKKGIEIENNPNAKIGEKVYRFLVREFQTYKEIRDASEKLFTKRIEKEKIKEELLKSKNSPQIIRAKSENLIEFKKIGKIDIDALENTYGTKEYAKTKEKKGERKKPFIKSKSIKEKNIKYFVDKKTEKSIQHNKDKPEHIDTIYQKLDGVMLTGDRIDLSQFEKKEQNKKITLKKTQRIKKEIIVEDIKNTSMRKKQDKNRRNSFKHSFYPENNKDKVEKYKTKKNLQKSGITDEQIEKQIKETLEKLSSKGIKSKASKIRKEKRQSKKEKRILQSEIENKKQDKVLKVAEFTTVNELASMMNVNATDVIVSCMSLGIMVTMNQRLDAEILTLVADEFGYNVEFVGLDLEEAVQDDEDLEENLKPRPPIITVMGHVDHGKTSLLDYIRNTNVIAGEAGGITQHIAAYSVECPNHQSIAFLDTPGHEAFTAMRARGAQITDIALIVIAADDQVRPQTKEAISHAQAANVPIIFVLNKIDKINSRPEKIREQLANLNFLVEEWGGKYPSQEISAKLGTGVDKLLEKVLLVAELLDLKANPNKPAVGTVIEASLDKGRGYVTTMLLQGGTLKLGDYVLAGIHHGKVKNILDERGKSISLAGPSKPITILGLNGAPTAGDKFKVFKDEKEAKQIASRREQLQREQNIRAQKHLTLDEIGRRIALGDFKELKIILKGDVDGSVEALADALQKLSIKTIMVNIIYKGVGQITESDILLASASDAIIIGFNVRPNHGAKNIAKKEDIEIRTYSIIYDVINDIKEAMDGMLSPEIREKILGNAEIREIFKIPKTGTIAGCMVVEGKLLRQAKVRLIREGIVIHNGEFASLKRFKEDVKEVSKGYECGLGIKNFNNLRPGDLVEVYEELSTKNHKNS; encoded by the coding sequence ATGACTGATAAAATCAGATTAAAAACAGTATTAACTAAATTCAATATTTCTTTGCAAAGAGTCGTTAATTTTTTACAAAAAAAAGGAATTGAAATAGAAAATAACCCTAATGCAAAAATAGGAGAAAAAGTCTACAGATTTTTAGTTCGAGAATTTCAGACCTATAAAGAAATACGAGATGCTTCAGAAAAGCTTTTTACAAAAAGAATAGAAAAGGAAAAAATAAAAGAAGAATTATTAAAATCAAAAAATTCTCCTCAAATTATTCGTGCAAAATCAGAAAATTTAATTGAATTTAAAAAAATAGGAAAAATAGATATTGATGCATTAGAAAATACATATGGAACAAAAGAATATGCTAAAACTAAAGAAAAAAAAGGAGAAAGAAAGAAACCATTTATAAAATCAAAATCGATAAAAGAAAAAAATATCAAATACTTTGTAGATAAAAAAACAGAAAAATCCATTCAACATAATAAAGATAAACCTGAACACATAGATACTATTTACCAAAAACTAGATGGAGTCATGTTAACAGGAGATAGGATTGATTTATCTCAATTTGAAAAAAAAGAACAAAACAAGAAAATAACATTAAAAAAAACGCAAAGAATTAAGAAAGAAATTATTGTCGAGGATATAAAGAATACTTCTATGAGAAAAAAACAGGATAAAAATAGAAGAAATTCTTTTAAACATTCTTTCTATCCTGAGAATAATAAAGATAAAGTGGAAAAATATAAGACTAAGAAAAATTTACAAAAATCAGGAATTACAGATGAGCAAATTGAAAAACAGATTAAAGAAACTCTAGAAAAACTTTCCTCAAAAGGAATAAAATCAAAAGCTTCAAAAATTAGAAAAGAAAAACGTCAATCTAAAAAAGAAAAAAGGATTCTACAAAGTGAAATAGAAAATAAAAAACAAGATAAAGTCCTTAAAGTAGCTGAATTTACAACCGTCAATGAATTAGCATCTATGATGAATGTCAATGCAACGGATGTGATTGTCTCCTGTATGTCTTTAGGCATTATGGTAACTATGAATCAACGATTGGATGCAGAGATACTAACACTAGTGGCAGATGAATTTGGATATAATGTAGAATTTGTTGGTTTAGACTTAGAAGAAGCAGTGCAAGATGATGAGGATTTAGAAGAAAATCTAAAACCAAGACCTCCTATTATTACTGTGATGGGGCATGTGGATCATGGAAAAACTTCTTTGTTAGATTATATTAGAAATACTAATGTTATTGCTGGAGAAGCTGGTGGAATTACTCAACATATAGCCGCTTATAGTGTAGAATGTCCTAATCATCAAAGCATCGCTTTTTTAGATACTCCAGGTCATGAGGCTTTTACAGCAATGCGTGCGAGAGGGGCACAAATCACAGACATCGCTCTCATAGTCATTGCCGCGGATGATCAAGTAAGACCTCAAACAAAAGAAGCTATTAGTCATGCTCAGGCAGCAAATGTTCCTATAATATTTGTGCTTAATAAAATAGATAAGATAAATTCAAGACCTGAAAAAATTAGAGAACAATTGGCTAATTTAAATTTCTTAGTTGAAGAATGGGGAGGAAAATACCCTTCCCAAGAAATATCCGCAAAATTAGGAACAGGAGTGGATAAATTATTAGAAAAAGTTCTTTTGGTAGCTGAACTACTAGATTTAAAAGCTAATCCGAATAAACCTGCTGTAGGTACAGTAATAGAAGCCTCTTTAGATAAAGGAAGAGGTTATGTAACAACTATGCTTTTACAAGGTGGAACCTTAAAATTGGGAGACTATGTATTAGCAGGGATCCATCATGGAAAAGTAAAAAATATTTTAGATGAACGGGGAAAATCCATTTCATTAGCAGGACCTTCTAAGCCGATTACTATACTTGGATTAAATGGAGCTCCTACCGCTGGAGATAAATTCAAAGTTTTTAAAGATGAAAAAGAAGCTAAACAGATTGCTTCCAGAAGAGAACAATTACAAAGAGAACAAAATATACGAGCTCAAAAGCATTTGACTTTAGATGAAATAGGTAGACGTATAGCCCTAGGAGATTTTAAAGAACTAAAAATAATTCTTAAGGGAGATGTAGATGGATCTGTTGAAGCTCTAGCTGATGCACTTCAAAAATTATCTATAAAGACCATTATGGTAAATATTATATATAAAGGAGTTGGTCAAATAACAGAGTCTGATATTTTATTAGCTAGCGCTTCTGATGCTATTATTATAGGATTTAATGTTCGTCCTAATCATGGGGCTAAAAATATAGCAAAAAAAGAGGATATAGAAATACGGACTTATTCAATTATATATGATGTGATCAATGATATAAAAGAAGCCATGGATGGAATGCTATCCCCTGAAATAAGAGAAAAGATATTAGGAAATGCAGAAATAAGAGAGATCTTCAAAATTCCAAAAACTGGAACGATAGCTGGATGTATGGTAGTAGAAGGAAAATTATTACGTCAAGCAAAAGTAAGATTAATTAGGGAAGGGATTGTAATTCATAATGGAGAGTTTGCTTCTTTGAAACGTTTTAAAGAAGATGTGAAAGAAGTTTCTAAAGGATATGAATGTGGACTGGGGATTAAAAATTTCAATAATCTTAGACCTGGAGATCTTGTAGAAGTTTATGAGGAATTATCTACTAAAAATCATAAAAATAGTTGA
- a CDS encoding pyridoxine 5'-phosphate synthase — protein MVKLSVNLNKIATLRNARGGNIPNLLQVAKDVQKYGAHGITIHPRPDERHITYKDVYDLKSIVKTELNIEGRPINKFMNLVLDILPNQVTLVPDPNNVITSNSGWDTIRYQDLLTETVKKLKNHGIRTSIFLDPNPKLVPYAASTGADRIELYTENFSVGYANQRWNCIDPYIITAKEALNHHLLVNAGHDLNLENISFLIENIPSLVEVSIGQALISDSLYMGLENTIQTYLKRIYKANHKI, from the coding sequence ATGGTAAAACTAAGCGTGAATTTAAACAAAATAGCTACATTAAGAAATGCAAGAGGAGGGAATATCCCAAATCTTTTACAGGTAGCAAAAGATGTTCAAAAGTATGGAGCACATGGGATTACTATTCATCCTCGTCCTGATGAAAGACATATTACATATAAAGATGTTTATGATTTGAAATCCATTGTAAAAACAGAATTGAACATTGAAGGAAGGCCTATTAATAAGTTTATGAATTTGGTATTAGATATTTTGCCCAATCAAGTCACATTAGTCCCTGATCCAAATAATGTTATTACTTCAAACTCCGGATGGGATACTATTCGTTATCAGGATTTATTGACTGAAACCGTGAAAAAACTAAAGAATCACGGAATTCGCACTTCTATTTTCTTAGATCCGAATCCAAAATTAGTCCCGTATGCAGCTAGTACAGGGGCGGATAGAATAGAGTTATACACGGAAAATTTTTCTGTAGGATACGCTAATCAAAGATGGAATTGTATTGATCCTTATATTATTACTGCAAAAGAGGCTCTCAATCATCATTTGTTAGTTAACGCAGGACATGATTTAAATTTAGAAAATATCTCTTTTTTAATTGAAAATATTCCTTCACTTGTAGAAGTCTCTATAGGACAGGCTTTAATTAGTGATTCTCTTTATATGGGATTAGAAAATACTATTCAAACTTACTTAAAACGCATTTATAAAGCAAATCATAAAATATGA